A single Dermacentor albipictus isolate Rhodes 1998 colony chromosome 3, USDA_Dalb.pri_finalv2, whole genome shotgun sequence DNA region contains:
- the LOC135909694 gene encoding calnexin-like isoform X1 gives MHLPATGMRCSRERQVMYLGCALLIILALPGSLGAPEEKKPAPKTEPSQAIVYNIPKPVGFAHIAEHFDDIDAFKERWVVSEAKKDGAEESVAKYDGKWEVEASSKSHLRGDLGLVLKSKAHHHAIAAKLSKPFAFDHKPFVLQYEVQFQEGQDCGGAYLKLLSDLDENKDLKQFNDKSPYTIMFGPDKCGSDHQLHFIFRHRNPRNGSYEEKHWKKSKSVSKFDEIFKDKKPHLFTLVLSPDNRFEILVDQRSEVKGSLLEDFEPPVNPPKEVEDPNDKRPEDWDEREKVPDPNAVKPDDWDEDAPREIPDPDAKKPVGWLDDEPKLVPDATAERPKDWDDDMDGDWEPPLVNNPKCEAVGCGEWKPPMISNPRYKGKWRAPLIDNPNYKGKWKPRKIPNPNFFEDQNPFRMTAIAAVGFELWSMSDGILFDNIIITDDTVVADQWAADTWLLKKEAGDRDTDGMFMRLIKYTNKYPWLWAVYVIVLGLPLVLIITFCCSSSQDKKVAAAAAQHKKSDDAPVAEDSAEPAAAEEEPVTAPIEEEEEDEEEEPAAAKSADNPDAASGDKETTASSNEEGDGADGEDGAGDSKRSPRRRRPRKE, from the exons ATGCATTTACCTGCTACTGGGATGAGGTGTTCGCGCGAACGTCAG GTGATGTATTTAGGCTGCGCGCTCTTGATCATCCTTGCCCTGCCGGGATCGCTTGGCGCCCCAGAGGAGAAAAAG CCTGCGCCAAAGACCGAGCCATCTCAAGCCATCGTTTATAACATTCCAAAACCTGTAGGATTTGCTCACATTGCAGAACATTTCGATGATATCGACGCATTCAAAGAACG GTGGGTGGTTTCTGAAGCGAAAAAGGATGGAGCAGAAGAAAGTGTAGCTAAATATGATG GTAAATGGGAAGTGGAAGCGTCTTCCAAAAGCCACCTGAGAGGAGACTTGGGCCTTGTTCTCAAG TCCAAAGCACATCACCATGCCATTGCTGCAAAGTTGAGCAAGCCATTTGCCTTCGACCACAAACCCTTTGTCCTTCA GTATGAAGTGCAGTTCCAGGAAGGGCAAGATTGTGGTGGAGCCTATTTGAAACTCCTTTCTGACCTGGACGAGAACAAGGACCTGAAGCAGTTCAATGACAAGTCCCCATACACTATCATGTTTGGACCAGACAAGTGTGGTTCTGATCATCAG CTGCATTTTATCTTCCGCCATCGCAACCCCCGGAACGGCAGCTACGAAGAGAAGCATTGGAAGAAGTCCAAGAGCGTGTCAAAGTTTGACGAAATCTTCAAGGACAAGAAGCCCCACCTGTTCACATTAG TGCTGTCACCTGACAACCGGTTTGAGATTCTTGTGGACCAGCGAAGCGAAGTCAAGGGAAGCCTCCTGGAAGACTTTGAGCCACCTGTGAACCCTCCCAAGGAAGTGGAAGACCCTAACGATAAACGACCAGAAGACTGGGATGAGCGTGAGAAAGTGCCCGACCCAAACGCAGTCAAGCCCGATGACTGGGACGAGGATGCACCTCGGGAAATCCCTGACCCAGACGCCAAGAAGCCTGTTGGCTGGCTGGATGATGAACCTAAGCTGGTGCCGGATGCAACGGCTGAACGGCCCAAG GACTGGGATGACGACATGGACGGTGACTGGGAGCCACCACTGGTCAACAACCCCAAGTGCGAAGCTGTTGGTTGCGGAGAGTGGAAGCCACCTATGATTAGCAACCCGCGCTACAAGGGCAAGTGGAGGGCTCCACTTATTGACAACCCTAACTACAAGGGCAAGTGGAAACCACGCAAGATCCCCAACCCCAACTTCTTTGAGGACCAGAACCCTTTCCGGATGACAGCTATT GCAGCTGTAGGCTTCGAGCTTTGGTCTATGTCCGATGGAATCCTCTTCGACAACATTATCATCACAGATGACACTGTGGTGGCTGACCAGTGGGCTGCCGACACTTGGCTCCTGAAGAAGGAAGCTGGGGATCGCGATACG GATGGCATGTTCATGCGCCTCATCAAGTACACCAACAAGTACCCATGGCTCTGGGCTGTCTACGTGATAGTTCTGGGACTGCCCTTAGTTCTGATCATCACCTTCTGCTGTTCCAGCTCACAG GACAAGAAAGTGGCAGCGGCTGCTGCTCAGCACAAGAAGAGTGACGATGCCCCTGTGGCCGAGGACAGTGCTGAGCCAGCTGCAGCTGAAGAGGAACCGGTGACTGCGCCTAtcgaggaagaggaagaagatgAGGAAGAGGAGCCTGCTGCGGCCAAGAGTGCCGACAACCCAGATGCAGCATCTGGCGACAAGGAGACCACTGCCAGCAGCAACGAGGAAGGAGACGGAGCG GATGGAGAGGACGGAGCTGGAGATTCAAAGCGGTCGCCACGGCGGCGGAGGCCCCGAAAGGAGTGA
- the LOC135909694 gene encoding calnexin-like isoform X2: MYLGCALLIILALPGSLGAPEEKKPAPKTEPSQAIVYNIPKPVGFAHIAEHFDDIDAFKERWVVSEAKKDGAEESVAKYDGKWEVEASSKSHLRGDLGLVLKSKAHHHAIAAKLSKPFAFDHKPFVLQYEVQFQEGQDCGGAYLKLLSDLDENKDLKQFNDKSPYTIMFGPDKCGSDHQLHFIFRHRNPRNGSYEEKHWKKSKSVSKFDEIFKDKKPHLFTLVLSPDNRFEILVDQRSEVKGSLLEDFEPPVNPPKEVEDPNDKRPEDWDEREKVPDPNAVKPDDWDEDAPREIPDPDAKKPVGWLDDEPKLVPDATAERPKDWDDDMDGDWEPPLVNNPKCEAVGCGEWKPPMISNPRYKGKWRAPLIDNPNYKGKWKPRKIPNPNFFEDQNPFRMTAIAAVGFELWSMSDGILFDNIIITDDTVVADQWAADTWLLKKEAGDRDTDGMFMRLIKYTNKYPWLWAVYVIVLGLPLVLIITFCCSSSQDKKVAAAAAQHKKSDDAPVAEDSAEPAAAEEEPVTAPIEEEEEDEEEEPAAAKSADNPDAASGDKETTASSNEEGDGADGEDGAGDSKRSPRRRRPRKE; the protein is encoded by the exons ATGTATTTAGGCTGCGCGCTCTTGATCATCCTTGCCCTGCCGGGATCGCTTGGCGCCCCAGAGGAGAAAAAG CCTGCGCCAAAGACCGAGCCATCTCAAGCCATCGTTTATAACATTCCAAAACCTGTAGGATTTGCTCACATTGCAGAACATTTCGATGATATCGACGCATTCAAAGAACG GTGGGTGGTTTCTGAAGCGAAAAAGGATGGAGCAGAAGAAAGTGTAGCTAAATATGATG GTAAATGGGAAGTGGAAGCGTCTTCCAAAAGCCACCTGAGAGGAGACTTGGGCCTTGTTCTCAAG TCCAAAGCACATCACCATGCCATTGCTGCAAAGTTGAGCAAGCCATTTGCCTTCGACCACAAACCCTTTGTCCTTCA GTATGAAGTGCAGTTCCAGGAAGGGCAAGATTGTGGTGGAGCCTATTTGAAACTCCTTTCTGACCTGGACGAGAACAAGGACCTGAAGCAGTTCAATGACAAGTCCCCATACACTATCATGTTTGGACCAGACAAGTGTGGTTCTGATCATCAG CTGCATTTTATCTTCCGCCATCGCAACCCCCGGAACGGCAGCTACGAAGAGAAGCATTGGAAGAAGTCCAAGAGCGTGTCAAAGTTTGACGAAATCTTCAAGGACAAGAAGCCCCACCTGTTCACATTAG TGCTGTCACCTGACAACCGGTTTGAGATTCTTGTGGACCAGCGAAGCGAAGTCAAGGGAAGCCTCCTGGAAGACTTTGAGCCACCTGTGAACCCTCCCAAGGAAGTGGAAGACCCTAACGATAAACGACCAGAAGACTGGGATGAGCGTGAGAAAGTGCCCGACCCAAACGCAGTCAAGCCCGATGACTGGGACGAGGATGCACCTCGGGAAATCCCTGACCCAGACGCCAAGAAGCCTGTTGGCTGGCTGGATGATGAACCTAAGCTGGTGCCGGATGCAACGGCTGAACGGCCCAAG GACTGGGATGACGACATGGACGGTGACTGGGAGCCACCACTGGTCAACAACCCCAAGTGCGAAGCTGTTGGTTGCGGAGAGTGGAAGCCACCTATGATTAGCAACCCGCGCTACAAGGGCAAGTGGAGGGCTCCACTTATTGACAACCCTAACTACAAGGGCAAGTGGAAACCACGCAAGATCCCCAACCCCAACTTCTTTGAGGACCAGAACCCTTTCCGGATGACAGCTATT GCAGCTGTAGGCTTCGAGCTTTGGTCTATGTCCGATGGAATCCTCTTCGACAACATTATCATCACAGATGACACTGTGGTGGCTGACCAGTGGGCTGCCGACACTTGGCTCCTGAAGAAGGAAGCTGGGGATCGCGATACG GATGGCATGTTCATGCGCCTCATCAAGTACACCAACAAGTACCCATGGCTCTGGGCTGTCTACGTGATAGTTCTGGGACTGCCCTTAGTTCTGATCATCACCTTCTGCTGTTCCAGCTCACAG GACAAGAAAGTGGCAGCGGCTGCTGCTCAGCACAAGAAGAGTGACGATGCCCCTGTGGCCGAGGACAGTGCTGAGCCAGCTGCAGCTGAAGAGGAACCGGTGACTGCGCCTAtcgaggaagaggaagaagatgAGGAAGAGGAGCCTGCTGCGGCCAAGAGTGCCGACAACCCAGATGCAGCATCTGGCGACAAGGAGACCACTGCCAGCAGCAACGAGGAAGGAGACGGAGCG GATGGAGAGGACGGAGCTGGAGATTCAAAGCGGTCGCCACGGCGGCGGAGGCCCCGAAAGGAGTGA